The genomic stretch TAAGCCTGCGGGTCAATAACTTGCTTAACGACATCAAATTGGGGCTTGTCCGCATCTTGCTGCAACAGCACCAAACACTGTTCCATGGATCTACTGTCTTTGCCGCTAAATAGCCAAGAGGAATTCTTCAGACGGGTAAGCCATGAATATTCTCTTAGCGCATTTTTTTCTGTTGCTAGAGGAAACATAAGGCGTCGCTCCTTTACCTCGTTTTGTGTATATTTCGAGCGACTGGAATAATTTTCCTTCTTTCAACTCCCTAAAACATCCGTCAAATCATGCCTTGAATCCAAAGGATCCCACGTAATCTTAGTTTTTGGCCTTAAGAATCGTGATGATAAAGCAAAAAGCGCGTTAGTCTAACGCACTCTTACATTTCTCGCAATAACCATAGAACTTGAGATCATGGTCTATGACATGGTAACCATTGCGTTTCTCGATTTGAGCTTCTAAGGATTCTAACAAATCCTCATCGAACTCTGAAACCTCACCGCATTGAACACAAATTAGGTGGTGGTGATGATGTTCATCTTGACGATTAAATTCATAGCGACTTCGACCATCGCCAAAATCATTTTTCTGGAGGATGCCCAGCTCCGCTAGAAGGTCTAAAGTCCGATAGACAGTGGCTAGCCCAATATCAGGATAGTTATGCTTAACCATCATAAACGTATCTTCCGCACTCAGATGTTGATCCTCATGTTCTAAAAAGGCTTTCAAAATGGTTTGTCTTTGTGGGGTTAATTTATAGGAATGATGACGTAAAAGATCACATATTTTCTGATACTCATCTTTACGTTCTTCTAGTTTAAACACCCGCGTCTCCCCCATCATCACTTCATTGCAAATTTTCGAGTCCTGCGCACTTGTACTACCCAATTTAGCCACGGTCCAAAACTTCAAAAGCGGCGAACTTAAGATAATCTGTTTCAGGACTTCCTAAAAGCACAGGATGATCCACCCCAGCACGGCGAATCTCAATCAGCCTTAAAATCTTTTTGGCATCCACTGCCGCACTTTGCACCATCTCCAAAAATTTATCCATACTAAGATGGTGGGAGCAGGATGCGGTAATTAAGATTCCGCCGGGACGAACAAGCTTTAAGCCTTGCAAATTAATTTCTTTATAACCGCGGAGAGCTCCTTCTAAGGCCTTGCGGTTCTTAGTAAAGGCTGGAGGATCCAAGATGACCACGTCCCAGGAGTTTCCCTCCTTTACTTGTTCGCGTAGATAGTCAAACACATTGGCAAGAACAAAATCCGCTCGATGCAAAAAACCATTTTGCAAAGCATTGTGTTTGGCCATTTCAATAGCCTTAGCCGAGATATCCACGCTGGTTACCTTTTTAGCCCCATATAAGCAAGCATGAAGCATGAAAGAGCCGGTATGTGAAAAGCAATCCAAAACCTCTGCTCCATCCCAGAATGGATTTTTAATTTCTTTCCCCCGCTGATCAAAGGGAATACTTTCCCTAAGAGTTACCCCGTTCCTCAACCCCCAGCCCTTCATCAGTGACCTAAGGGAGGCTCGATTCTCTCTCTGATCAAAAAAATATCCCGTTTTTTGACCTTCAGCAACATCTACAGTAATCTTTAACGAGTTTTCCACGACCGTGACTTGAGTATCAAAGGGTTCACCAATGAAACCCGCTCTTTGCTCAAGCCCTTCTAATTCGCGTACATGCACATCACTACGTTCATAGATCCCACGAGGGGTAAAGACCTGTCTAAGGGCAGAATACAGCCATTCTCTCCTTTTGTCCATCCCTTTCGCAAGGATTTGCACGACCAGGATATCCTCATATTTATCCACAATCACTCCCGGGAGAAAATCCGCCTCACTATGGATGACTCGACAGGAGCTGGCTTCGGGTAAGAGCCTTTCTCGTCTTGACCAGGCTTGCCTAACCCGCTGGAGAAACCATTCTTGATCAATCTTCTCTTCCTGATTATAAGAAACGATCCGAACCGCAATTTGAGAGTCGGCATTATAAAAGCCTTGGGCGAGAAAAAATCCCGCATGATTGACGACTTGTACGAGATCCTGTTCAGCGCTCGCCTCCCCTTCAATCCTTTGAATCTCGGATTTATAAATCCAAGGATGTCCTTGTTCCAATCTTTTTCGGCGATTGGCTACTAAAAAAACTTTTACATCTGTCAATGGAGTGCCCGACCTTTCTTTAGGTATTCCAATGGAAAAACCTTAACCATTTTCGTTTTTTAGATATAGCTCAACTATGATTCTCTAACGCAGCTAAGATTGAGAACCATCTTCAAGTCTTAATATTCTCTTTAAAATATACCGCGAAAATTAAAGAAAGGAAAGCTTTTATACTTTCCTCAAAGTAATTTTACGTTTTAAGATAAACGGTCTCGCAAAATCTCCACGATTTCTTCGGCACTTCGCCCCGCCGCATGAACCACCGGCACCCGAAATTTCGCTTCCTCAGCCAAAATATCAGTTCCATCTCCTTTGACTACAATAGCACTTACATTTCTTAATACATCGTCTTCTAAGGGCATGGTATGGAATCCGGCCGTATGTAATTCCTGTAATACATTGGTGAGGCCATCTTCGACAGCAATCTTTTTGTACATCATATCAACCTCCTCACCATTATTCTTCCATAACTTTGACAATCTATGCCGAGGAAATTGGCAATTAAAATTCAAAAACGTCAAGATATACTTCTTCATAATTTGGTGAGACTTGGGGAATCTCGATGAGATAGCGGGGTGAGGGGTCTGCCAAGAGAATCTCCACACTACAGCGAACAATTCCTGTGGCTCCTATTTTCCATTGTATGGCTCCAAGATGAGGTGGAGTTCGTTCTAAAATCAAGGAGTAAGCCCCTTTATGCTCCTTTCCCTCCAAGGAAATTTTGCGAGGGAGTTTTGCCACTGGTACAAAATCATCCATCTCGAGGATAGTAAAGGGCTTATGACTTTCTAACTTGATTCTCACACTATAGGGATCACGACTATATTTCATAGCCAGTTTGAAGTTCAAAATACGTTCGCCCGTATCCGAGACGGAGACCTCCGCCTGCAAGGGAGCTTTTTCGTCAGGTATGGGTAATTCGAGATTTTTACGGTCTTCTCCTAGCCTTAATCCTTTGGAATCCAGCCCTTTGATTAGATTAGGGGGGAGGGTATCACTACTGGAGATTCCTAATTTCACCCCTTCCGCAGCAGTCCAAATCGTTTGGACCCGGATTGGCTGGGGATGGACTTTGTTATAACTAGGAATCAATCCAGCACCGAGGATAATGCTCATACAACAAACAAGGGCCGGAAGAGACAAGCGCTGAAGAACCTTGTCCCAAGGTCTATTACCTTGCCCGATGGCAAACATTGCCCCAAAAAGAACAGGTATTAAGAGCATGCCATACAACAAGCTAAAGAGAAGGGGATAGACATGGATAGTTTCATAAAAACTTGACCATTGTTGAGAATTTAAAAGCTCCCAATGCGTTCGATAAATAAAGTATGGCCCGATCAACACCCAAATTATGCTCGGGAAATAGAGTAACAGGTTAAAGCAGATGAGCCAAAAGAGGAACGGAAACGCCAAATCAATCCGGTAAAGTCCTAGCACTATCGTCAGAAGCAGGAGCAGCACCGTTCCTACTAACCAATAAAGCTTTCCCTCCTTTAGTCTGGGTAAACTACACAGAATCCGCAAGGCGATAAGCATAGAACAGACAACCAAGATAATTCTTAGAACTAAAAACACCTCAGGATAAGCTTGCCAAATAAACATTCTTCCTTTGATGAGCTGCCAAAGCCACTCCCCTGTGCCACTCATTAAGCTAACCAATACTGCGGCCAAGGGAATTCCTATCCCCATAAACAAATATCCTTTAACATCTCCTGTGAACAGTGACTCCTTTGCTCTTAAGCTATGCACAATCGTGAAAATAGTCAAGAAAACGCCCAAAACAAAGAGAATTCTTAACCCAAGGGTCGGGATAATGAACAGGTAGGAGCCCAATTGGAAGGGCATGTAATAAGTATCCCAGCTCTTTTGACCACTACCAGTCACTGCAACCTGTTCGACAAGCTTGGATATCAATTGACCCATGGTTTCCAAGCTCTGGAGGGTGACTTTCTCAATACGATCCTCGGGGCGATGGTAAGATCCATCGGCAGGACCCGCGATACCAAGTCCCAGGGCGGGAATGCTTTGATCTAAGAAAGGACTAAAATCACTACTTCCCCCTTGAGATCCCTCTCTAGTCATTACTGCAAAATCTCGGCTCACATGGAAAGGAATTTGTTCCTGACGAACGATCCTTATTACTTGTTGAACCAACTCCGGAGGAGTGGAGGTCTTTCCAGCTATGTCTATCTCTAAAGGGATGCCCACCATGTCCAGATTCAACATCCACTGGATAGCGGACAGATCACTTTGAGCAGTATAATAGCTAGAACCAACCAGCCCACTCTCTTCTGCTCCAAAAAAAACAATTTGGTAGCTTTTCTCGTGCTCTTGCTTTCCTAATACCCTAGCGATTTCCAACAACACACCCACACCCGAAGCATTATCAATGGCTCCGGGAGCTGACACATCGACACTATCATAATGGGCACCGAGAAGGATCGTCTCTGGTCGCTTTCCCGGTAACTCGGCAATTATATTTCGGCTATTAATCACTTGTATTTTATGCTCAGGCTTCAAGGGGTTGTTAGGTACCACAATTTTGCTGAAGGGCTGCTCCCTTACCTTCCAGCCATTTTGTTCTAAAATATAATATAAATATTGGGCGGCCTTCTGCTCATTTTTACTTCCGGCTGGTCGAGGTCCAATATTTTCCGATAAATGACGGATATGTTCATAGGCTTTATCTGCTGAAAATTCCGCTACCCCTCTGACTGGTGTCGAAGCGACATGCCCAGCTTGTGGCGTTATACTTTCCTTAATGGTTAATGAACAAAATACAAACAGGATTATGACTAACAAGAGAAATCCATGTCTATTTTTCCTCATCAAGATCCTGCCCCTTTTCATTTCTGTACTTGAGTATGTCTATGTGAAAAGGGGAAATTCTATGCCACTTAGAGTAAAATTATCGTAGGCAAAAGAGCAAAAAAATAGGGGAAGAGCTAAAAAAACTCTTCCCAAAATCACGAACTTCTTGTAGTTTGTAGTTACCACACAAACAAAATACAGGGGTGCGTGACATGAATAGTTTAACCAAAGAAAAGATAACATTCAAGGATATTGAGAAAGATTTTTATAAAATAGGTTGTGAGGTTGCCAAACTGCTCCTCCAAAATTTTCTGGAAGAAATGGATGCCGAGCTTGCAGAGAGCAGGGATAAAGCAGTTCTAAGGCATAGAGGTAAAAAGTCAACCTCAATAAAGACCCTGATGGGAGAAGTGCCAGTCGATCGAGCAATATATAGGAAAGCCAAAGACGATGGCAGTCAGGAGTATGTTTATCTTTTGGATGAAGCTTTGGGAATGGAAACAATAGGATTTATGTCTCCCAATCTCGTAGAGAAAATCCTGGAATACAGTTGTGAAATGTCCTACCGAGAGGTAGCACAAGCAGTTTCAACCTTAACGAATCAAACCATAAGTCACCAGGGAGTTTGGAACATCGTTCAAGCCGTGGGAGAAAAACAAATTGAAGCAGAAAAGGTACGGGTGGACTCCTTTAAGAAAAACGAATTAAGCGGGAGCAAAGAAGTTCCCATTCTCTTTGAGGAAGCAGATGGCTTGTGGTTATCCATGCAAGGAAAGAGCAGAGAAAAGGGAAGTTCCAGAGGGAGAAAAGAGCTTAAGATCAGCGTCACATATGAAGGCTGGAAGCCAAGATATCCATCATCCAAAGAGTATGAAACCGTGGGTAAAATGGCTTTTGCAGGTTACATGAAAGCTGAAGAGATGAAAGAACTAAGAGATGCGACACTATCTCAGAATTACAATGTCGATGAAATTGTTTATCGGGTCCTAAATGGAGATGGAGCATCTTGGATAAGACGAGATCATGACCAAGAAACGGATAAATTTCAACTCGACCCCTTTCATCTTGCCCAAGCAGTCACCCGAAATGTATCGGACAAAAAGGCCAGAAGAACCCTCCTTAAATGGCTTAAGAAAGGAGAATTTGAAAAGGTATTCGAGAAGCTTGAAGAGCTCAAATATGAAAGCGGCGGAGTAGCTAAAGAGGTAGAAAAACTGAGTAGACTAGAAAGCTACATAAGAAATAATATTGACGGGATAGTACCCTATAAGGACAGAGAAGATATTACGTTACCCAAAGCCCCTGAGGGCTTAGAATACAGGAATTTAGGCACGATGGAAAGGCAAGTGAGGGTCTTCGCTTCCCGCATGAAAGGAGCAAAAAGCTGGAGCGAACAAGGAGCAACCCATCTCTCCAAAATAATCGCTTTAAAAATGGGAGAAGGCTTCAAGGAAAAGATAGCAGCCCTAGTGTCAGGAAAGCTCCCGGACCGGTTCGCTGAGCGCTTTGTAGAAACAATAACGAATAGCAAAAGCGGACTGAAGAAGGCTGTTAAGAAGTCAATATACACGCTACATAGAGGAGAACTGCCCTACACAAACTGTTCAGTAACAAACGGAAGAAAAGTCATTCGCAATATGTTCAATCTCAAAACATTTAGCGAGATGATCTACCGGTAAGGTTTAACCAAAAGACCCCAGATCAAGACTTGACATGGGGGCGGTTGATGCTACCCTAAATCAGGGGGATGGGGCCTACCCCAAAGGAATACATCTTGTGAGCCCCATGCCTTGACCCATGGAAGCATCCGCCGTGGGGTCCCATGTCAAGTCTACCCCAGAGTTGGACTGCATTCTGAAAATAAAGGGATTTTATTACGTATCTACACAACTACGAGGAATAGAATTTTTGCCCACGTCTACTTGACACCAACTCTATGCCAACCAGATTTTTTGTACTGAGCTCTTTATGCTATAATGTTATGGAAGGCTCAACTGTTTCTAATTTCAAAATTTTTTTTGAACCATAGTAAATTGAGATGAGTGCTTTAAAATTACTTAGGAGTCGAAGAACTTATGAGGAAACGGTTTCTACCTATCATCCTGATACTTTGCCTTTTCCTTACAGGCTGCTCAATAAATATTAAGAACCTGTTTGTAAAAGATGACGATGCTCCCATCTCCAATCTTGCCGCCGAAGCCTTGTATTTTGACGGTAATACTGTCCGCGATAGAACCCTAGAGCTAATTTCTTCTGCCCAAAAGTCAATATACATCGAGCAAAAGGTACTCTCTGATGTAGCTATCAAGGAATTAATCATCAAGAAGGCATCGAGCGGCATAGAAGTTCGAATTCTCCTCGACCAATTTGAAACAGCCAATAAATCAACCTTAAATGAGTTTAAAAGTCAGAACATCTCTGTTCAATATTACCCTGCCCAAAAAGGTCAAACGAATGAGGTCAAGTTCCTTATTGTTGATTTAAAGGATGCTATCATTTATTCATTCCCTTGGACCAACGATGGATTTAACACTCATCATCTAGCCGTTAATTTAACAGGGCGTTCAGTAGCGAAGCTAGCTAACGTATTTAATCGCGATTGGATTTTTACTACGACCCTCTCCCTGGATATTCCCAAAGATACTGATTTAGGGGAAGATAATATCATCGTGGCTGCTGATGTTAATGTTAAAAATCAGATTCTTGATCAGATCAAGAACAGCGAGAAAACCATCTGGGCCATTGTGTCTCATGCGACTGATACAGAGATAGTCAATGCCTTCGTCGAAGCTGCCGCAAAGGGCTTAGATGTGAAGTTGATCCTCGATTCTGGTATCATGCCCAGTAGCTATCCTGAAACTTTACAAAAGCTTAAGGAAGCTGGAGTGCAGCTTCGCTATTACGATTCGAAAGCTCAGGCTCCCTTGGATTTGAATTATGGGATATTTGATGGTAATACCTTTATCTTTAGTAGCTCTGGATGGGGATACAAAGCCTTTGTTATGAACCATGAGCTCTCTCTTACTGTTCCCTCGCCCAACGCTACCCAGGAATTGATTATGCACTATGACCAAGATTGGGGTAAAAGCTCCCCTACTTCTCCCCCTCAGAACCCTTCCTAAGAAGCCGAGATAGAAAATGTACAGGATACGAAAAGCAACAAGCCAGATAGGAGGCATCCTATTCTGGCTTGTTCTTTGTGGTGAAACCACTGGCAGGTTTAATTTCATCATCTAAATGAGAATGATCAGCGAGCACCAAGGGTTTAATATGACCATCATCATAAAACTCAAAAATATTAACAGCCGTATTATGTTGCCAAGGAACATCTTCCCACTGTTCTACTGGAATTCCTAGTGCTTTCTTAACAATCAACTGCAGGGTCATACCGTGAGTGACGATACAAAGTGTTTCACCCGCATGGAGTCGTGGAAGTTCTTGAATAAAGTGCCAAGCTCTGTCGGTTACCTCCCACATCGTTTCCCCTCCGGGAATCTGGATCTGATGAGGCCCTTTATCCCAAATCGTAAACAGTTCAGGATGGAGCTTCCGCAACTCCCACCAGCTCTTACCTTCCCATTCTCCGAAGGATAATTCACGCAAACTAGGATGAATCATAACCTCCTGCAAGCTCAGTTCCTGCCTGATTTCGTCAGCCGTAGCTTGGGCCCGAGGCAAATCACTGGAATAGATTCTCGTAATTCCTTCTCCTTGGAGACGCTGACCGAGCTTGCGTGCTTGCAATACTCCTTTTGGGGTAAGAGGTGAATCCATTGCTCCTTGAACGCGGCCTTCAATATTCCAGAGGGTTTCACCATGTCGAGTAAAAATGATCTTAATCATATAGCCCCCTTGTGGATTTTTTAATTATTAGAATAAAAAACAATGGTAGGGAAAATCCCTACCATCCCCGCCTTGCCGTAAAACTCCAGGTTTCTGACCCTGCTCTCGCAGGTGGGTACCCGGATAAATCTTTCCACCTTCCCCTACAAGTGGGGCCTGATGTACAGGATTCATCACGACAGCTCCCGTGTCATAAATAGGATCAAAACCAAGATATTCTACGAACAACGCAGGATACATTTTCATTATATCACTTAAGCTAAAAAAAACACCATGTAAGAGCTGGAAAATTACCTTCGATAAAGCTTGTCTTCAATCTCAGCCATGCGATCCTGCAGAAGAGCGATGGTCATTTCTTGAGTCCTTATTCTTCGACGCAGCCCATCCACAAGATGTTCTAATTCATAAATTTTCGCTTGAAGTTCACGTTGGTCGGAATCCATAGCTGAAGTAACATGGAAATCAGATTCTTGTGCAGGAGCGGGATCTGGAGCAGAAGACTCGTAATCAGGTGCCGAAGAAAGTTCAGAGATAGGGGTAGAAATGTCCTCAGAATTCGTTTCCGGCTGCAGCAATTTGAAAAGTCCATAACGCGAATTCCGTCCAGGATTAATTTCGAGCCAACCTTCAGCTGCTAATGCTTCAAGGGCACGTTTCATCGTGCTACTGGCCGCTCCTGTCTCTCTTTGAATTTCAGAATAGGCAATTTCAAATTCTTTTCCTTCATTTCGTTTCGACTGTTTCTCAAAAAATCCCTTAAATCGCTGATTCGTCTTATCTCTTAAGGCCAAGAAACCATCTCCCCTGCCGGCTAATCCGGTAATATCTTAACCACATTATAAACCTAAATTTTAGAAAAATCCAATTTCATTAATAGTATCCCTTCTCAAGCATACTCTACCTTGAACATGCATAGATTCTATTAGTCAAAGGAGGTATGACCTATGTCCAAATCATTTCAATTGAATCTTGTTCTTAAAGGAATATTAATTGCGTCCGGTGTTGCCCTGCTTCTTTCATTAATCCTTAGCCTATTGTTTACCTTCACCCCCCTTCGCGAGTCTTCTTCGGCCTATAATTTTATCGTCGGGGTCAGCGTATTCGTAGCTGCGGTGGTCACTGCTTATCGTGCCGGTACGAAAGGTCTCTATTACGGTATCGGAATTGGCATGGTCTTTATCGTTTTATTACTCCTCTTGTTCACAGTCTTAAGTCCGGATACCCTTTCCTGGTTAGCATTAGGTGAAAAATCCATCATCTGCATTGCTACCGGTGGTATTGGTGGAATCATCGGAGTCATCATTCGTAGATGAAGTAAAGCAAATTCGCTAGAATTTAAATAGAAACAATAATTGGCTTTCTAATCTCTCCCAAAAGAGTTAAAATAGTACTATAGAATCGATTGGGGAGGGATTATTATGTGCGTTGAAAAAACTCCTTGGGAGCTTGTCATAGACTTTCATGGTCATACCTGTCCCGGGATTGCTGTAGGTTATCGGGTTGCTCAGCTGGCTCAACGGGAGATGGGCATTCGGCCTACTCCAGATTCTGAACTATTAGTTAAAGCTTTTACACAGTCCTGCGCAGTCGATGCCATGCAGGTCTTAAACAAAGCCACCCTGGGACGTCGTGCCCTCATGATTGAAGAAACCCAACAACACCTTTATCAATTTCACTTTACGGGAACTCACGAATTACATCAAATCAGGATTGCTCAAGAAGTACTTGAGCATTTAGCAGCCTTTAATATTGAAGGTCTGAGTCCTCGGGAAAAGCAAAACAAAATCCTTGAAGAGGTTCAATTCGTGCTCTCAATAGAGGAATCTGCCTTTTGCCATTATGAGTTAATTCCCGGAGAACTAAAGAAACGAGGTCATTAAGATAGTAACAGTTAAAACAACAACAGTTACAGATAGAAACTTACAGATAGAAACTTACAGATAGAAACTTACAGATAGAAACTTACAGATAGAAACTTACAGATAGAAACTTACAGATAGAAACTTACAGATAGAAACTTACAGATAGAAACTTACAGATAGAAACTTACAGATAGAAACTTACAGATAGAAACTTACAGATAGAAACTTACAGATAGAAAATAAAAAAGAAGCCCTGCAGGCTTCTTTTTTATTTTCTAATGAGCATTTAACTTTGAGTAAAATTTATCATTAGTTGATGTGTCCGGAAGATTGGCTAAACGTGCTTCTTTGCCAGAAGGTTTCTTCACTTGTTCATAATAACTAGAATGCTTAGATTTACTGGACCATCTGTCCGAAGCTAATAATACAATAAGAGCACCAAGAGCAACAAAACCCATTATCCATTGAAATAACATAATTATGACACCTCCATTATCATTTTAGAGCCTGACAGCAGAATGTCAAGAGTGCAAATTCAACCATTCACGGATAATTATATACCGTTGAAGGTCACTTTGCTGACAGAATATTTCGATTAATCTATACTAAGACCAAACACTCCTCAACCCTTTTCCACCCGGGCAATAGCCCTTCCCCATCATGTAATAGATGGGGTTTTTTGCTTATTATTGGGGAATGATTTTTTCCCAATGGATCTCGATGCGATCTCCCGGAATGAGAGGGGTTGTGAACTCTGCTTGTTGGCCGTTTTT from Desulfitobacterium dichloroeliminans LMG P-21439 encodes the following:
- a CDS encoding Fur family transcriptional regulator, yielding MFKLEERKDEYQKICDLLRHHSYKLTPQRQTILKAFLEHEDQHLSAEDTFMMVKHNYPDIGLATVYRTLDLLAELGILQKNDFGDGRSRYEFNRQDEHHHHHLICVQCGEVSEFDEDLLESLEAQIEKRNGYHVIDHDLKFYGYCEKCKSALD
- a CDS encoding class I SAM-dependent rRNA methyltransferase, which produces MTDVKVFLVANRRKRLEQGHPWIYKSEIQRIEGEASAEQDLVQVVNHAGFFLAQGFYNADSQIAVRIVSYNQEEKIDQEWFLQRVRQAWSRRERLLPEASSCRVIHSEADFLPGVIVDKYEDILVVQILAKGMDKRREWLYSALRQVFTPRGIYERSDVHVRELEGLEQRAGFIGEPFDTQVTVVENSLKITVDVAEGQKTGYFFDQRENRASLRSLMKGWGLRNGVTLRESIPFDQRGKEIKNPFWDGAEVLDCFSHTGSFMLHACLYGAKKVTSVDISAKAIEMAKHNALQNGFLHRADFVLANVFDYLREQVKEGNSWDVVILDPPAFTKNRKALEGALRGYKEINLQGLKLVRPGGILITASCSHHLSMDKFLEMVQSAAVDAKKILRLIEIRRAGVDHPVLLGSPETDYLKFAAFEVLDRG
- a CDS encoding YkuS family protein, which produces MMYKKIAVEDGLTNVLQELHTAGFHTMPLEDDVLRNVSAIVVKGDGTDILAEEAKFRVPVVHAAGRSAEEIVEILRDRLS
- a CDS encoding M28 family metallopeptidase, which encodes MRKNRHGFLLLVIILFVFCSLTIKESITPQAGHVASTPVRGVAEFSADKAYEHIRHLSENIGPRPAGSKNEQKAAQYLYYILEQNGWKVREQPFSKIVVPNNPLKPEHKIQVINSRNIIAELPGKRPETILLGAHYDSVDVSAPGAIDNASGVGVLLEIARVLGKQEHEKSYQIVFFGAEESGLVGSSYYTAQSDLSAIQWMLNLDMVGIPLEIDIAGKTSTPPELVQQVIRIVRQEQIPFHVSRDFAVMTREGSQGGSSDFSPFLDQSIPALGLGIAGPADGSYHRPEDRIEKVTLQSLETMGQLISKLVEQVAVTGSGQKSWDTYYMPFQLGSYLFIIPTLGLRILFVLGVFLTIFTIVHSLRAKESLFTGDVKGYLFMGIGIPLAAVLVSLMSGTGEWLWQLIKGRMFIWQAYPEVFLVLRIILVVCSMLIALRILCSLPRLKEGKLYWLVGTVLLLLLTIVLGLYRIDLAFPFLFWLICFNLLLYFPSIIWVLIGPYFIYRTHWELLNSQQWSSFYETIHVYPLLFSLLYGMLLIPVLFGAMFAIGQGNRPWDKVLQRLSLPALVCCMSIILGAGLIPSYNKVHPQPIRVQTIWTAAEGVKLGISSSDTLPPNLIKGLDSKGLRLGEDRKNLELPIPDEKAPLQAEVSVSDTGERILNFKLAMKYSRDPYSVRIKLESHKPFTILEMDDFVPVAKLPRKISLEGKEHKGAYSLILERTPPHLGAIQWKIGATGIVRCSVEILLADPSPRYLIEIPQVSPNYEEVYLDVFEF
- a CDS encoding ISLre2 family transposase; protein product: MNSLTKEKITFKDIEKDFYKIGCEVAKLLLQNFLEEMDAELAESRDKAVLRHRGKKSTSIKTLMGEVPVDRAIYRKAKDDGSQEYVYLLDEALGMETIGFMSPNLVEKILEYSCEMSYREVAQAVSTLTNQTISHQGVWNIVQAVGEKQIEAEKVRVDSFKKNELSGSKEVPILFEEADGLWLSMQGKSREKGSSRGRKELKISVTYEGWKPRYPSSKEYETVGKMAFAGYMKAEEMKELRDATLSQNYNVDEIVYRVLNGDGASWIRRDHDQETDKFQLDPFHLAQAVTRNVSDKKARRTLLKWLKKGEFEKVFEKLEELKYESGGVAKEVEKLSRLESYIRNNIDGIVPYKDREDITLPKAPEGLEYRNLGTMERQVRVFASRMKGAKSWSEQGATHLSKIIALKMGEGFKEKIAALVSGKLPDRFAERFVETITNSKSGLKKAVKKSIYTLHRGELPYTNCSVTNGRKVIRNMFNLKTFSEMIYR
- a CDS encoding phospholipase D-like domain-containing protein — translated: MRKRFLPIILILCLFLTGCSINIKNLFVKDDDAPISNLAAEALYFDGNTVRDRTLELISSAQKSIYIEQKVLSDVAIKELIIKKASSGIEVRILLDQFETANKSTLNEFKSQNISVQYYPAQKGQTNEVKFLIVDLKDAIIYSFPWTNDGFNTHHLAVNLTGRSVAKLANVFNRDWIFTTTLSLDIPKDTDLGEDNIIVAADVNVKNQILDQIKNSEKTIWAIVSHATDTEIVNAFVEAAAKGLDVKLILDSGIMPSSYPETLQKLKEAGVQLRYYDSKAQAPLDLNYGIFDGNTFIFSSSGWGYKAFVMNHELSLTVPSPNATQELIMHYDQDWGKSSPTSPPQNPS
- a CDS encoding histidine phosphatase family protein, which produces MIKIIFTRHGETLWNIEGRVQGAMDSPLTPKGVLQARKLGQRLQGEGITRIYSSDLPRAQATADEIRQELSLQEVMIHPSLRELSFGEWEGKSWWELRKLHPELFTIWDKGPHQIQIPGGETMWEVTDRAWHFIQELPRLHAGETLCIVTHGMTLQLIVKKALGIPVEQWEDVPWQHNTAVNIFEFYDDGHIKPLVLADHSHLDDEIKPASGFTTKNKPE
- a CDS encoding TIGR04086 family membrane protein; this translates as MSKSFQLNLVLKGILIASGVALLLSLILSLLFTFTPLRESSSAYNFIVGVSVFVAAVVTAYRAGTKGLYYGIGIGMVFIVLLLLLFTVLSPDTLSWLALGEKSIICIATGGIGGIIGVIIRR
- a CDS encoding formylmethanofuran dehydrogenase subunit E family protein, with the translated sequence MCVEKTPWELVIDFHGHTCPGIAVGYRVAQLAQREMGIRPTPDSELLVKAFTQSCAVDAMQVLNKATLGRRALMIEETQQHLYQFHFTGTHELHQIRIAQEVLEHLAAFNIEGLSPREKQNKILEEVQFVLSIEESAFCHYELIPGELKKRGH